The proteins below come from a single Xenopus tropicalis strain Nigerian chromosome 9, UCB_Xtro_10.0, whole genome shotgun sequence genomic window:
- the znf782 gene encoding oocyte zinc finger protein XlCOF7.1-like isoform X2, whose product MGMWEEASDPVMGKKDKNEERKERILNLTLEIIYLLTGEGYVIPKKKSPTVGLGALHAPGSVIQKENDKKILELISNIIQLLTGEVAIRCEDVSIYFSLEEWEYIKGNKALYREGIKEEEEPQQLRPLAACEYKDGSDVTAHTEATLCCNNDGNLTNPDVSPAEQPPPANGIKEEAASCEGGNQSDCSINPLTEQIQGTDTPTPIMGLNILEMKDNNYDKNSHQSPHKSEITKYISCGKYSCNENHKHFNSNRDFNKRRRTHTGEKPFSCSECGKGFSNQSNLKIHYKTHTGVKPFSCSECGKCFPDQSHLKTHQRTHTGEKPFSCSECGKCFSCQSSLNRHQKIHTREKPFSCSECGKCFSDQSLLKSHQRTHTGEKPFSCSECGKCFYCQANLNRHKRTHTGEKPFSCSECGKCFSDQSLLKTHERTHTGEKPFSCSVCGKCFYCQSNLNRHQRTHTGEKPFSCSECGKCFSDQSLLKIHQRTHTGEKQFSCSECGKCFSDQSLLKTHQRIHTGEKPFSCSVCGKCFYCQSNLNRHQRTHTQEKPFSCSECGKCFSDRSLLKTHQRIHTGEKLLSCSECGKFFFSQSSLIRHQRTHTGEKPFSCSECGRCFSMQRDLKLHSRTHAFVKNFSCSECGKFFPKQSELDCHKYVHTVEKPLNIPSQGRKT is encoded by the exons atgggaatgtgggaggaagcgagtgacccagtgatggggaagaaggataaaaatgaggagcggaaggagagaatcctgaatctcacactggagattatctatctgctgactggagag ggctacgtcatccctaagaagaagagcccaactgtgggtttgggggccctgcatgcccctggctccgtcatacagaaggaaaatgacaagaagatcctggaactcatctccaacatcatccagctgctgactggagag gttgccataaggtgtgaggatgtttccatctatttttccttggaggagtgggagtatataaaaggaaacaaggccctttacagggaagggataaaggaggaggaggagccccagcagctccgcccactgg cagcctgtgagtataaagatgggagcgatgttacagcacatacggaagcaactttatgttgtaataatgatgggaatctcacaaaccctgatgtttctccagcggaacagcccccaccggccaatgggattaaagaggaggcggcttcatgtgaagggggaaaccaatcagattgcagcattaatccccttacagaacagatacagggaacagacacacctactcctatcatggg cctgaatatcTTAGAAATGAAGGATAATAATTATGATAAAAATTCCCACCAATCTCCACATAAAtctgaaataacaaaatatatatcatgtgggaaatacagctgcaatgagaATCATAAACATTTTAATTCTAATAGAGACTTTAATAAACGTcggagaacccacacaggggagaaacctttttcttgttcagaatgtgggaaaggtttTTCAA ACCAGTCCAACCTGAAAATTCATTATAAAACCCACACAGGggtgaaaccattttcatgttctgaatgtgggaaatgttttccaGACCAATCCCACCTTAAAACTCATcagagaacccacacaggggagaaaccattttcatgttctgagtgtgggaaatgtttttcctgTCAATCTAGCCTTAATCGGCATCAAAAGATTCACACacgggagaaaccattttcttgttctgaatgtgggaaatgtttttcagaccaATCACTCCTTAAAAGTCATCagagaacccacacaggagagaaaccattttcatgttctgagtgtgggaaatgtttttactGTCAAGCTAACCTTAATCGGCAtaaaaggactcacacaggggagaaaccattttcttgttctgaatgtgggaaatgtttttcagaccaATCACTCCTTAAAACTCATgagagaacccacacaggggagaaaccattttcatgttctgtatgtgggaaatgtttttactGTCAATCTAATCTTAATcggcatcaaaggactcacacaggggagaaaccattttcttgttctgaatgtgggaaatgtttttcagaccaATCACTCCTTAAAATTCATcagagaacccacacaggggagaaacaattttcttgttctgaatgtgggaaatgtttttcagaccaATCACTCCTTAAAACTCATCagagaatccacacaggggagaaaccattttcatgttctgtatgtgggaaatgtttttactGTCAATCTAACCTTAATcggcatcaaaggactcacacacaggagaaaccattttcttgttctgaatgtgggaaatgtttttcagaccgATCACTCCTTAAAACTCATCagagaatccacacaggggagaaactattatcatgttctgaatgtgggaaattttttttctctcaatcTAGCCTTATTcggcatcaaaggactcacacaggggagaaaccattttcatgttctgagtgTGGGAGATGTTTTTCAATGCAACGTGACCTGAAACTTCATTCTAGAACCCACGCATTTGTGAAAaatttttcttgttctgaatgtgggaaatttTTTCCAAAGCAATCTGAGCTTGATTGTCATAAATATGTTCACACAGTGGagaaacc
- the znf782 gene encoding oocyte zinc finger protein XlCOF7.1-like isoform X1, with the protein MGKKDKNEERKERILNLTLEIIYLLTGEGYVIPKKKSPTVGLGALHAPGSVIQKENDKKILELISNIIQLLTGEVAIRCEDVSIYFSLEEWEYIKGNKALYREGIKEEEEPQQLRPLAEQPPPANGIKEEAASCEGGNQSDCSINPLTEQIQGTDTPTPIMGRSLNNSSAEDYKPVVIKEEASSWEEEKPLAEGTQGTDTATLMGRSLNSSGFPKDTASGTEEESDSWETDHNYCNINTEQPPGTDQSATTMGCSLNTNSPANYVSFVIKEEVATWEGEIQSYYRIHPLTEQIQGTDTPTPIMGCSLNNSSAEDYISVVIKEDKSSWEGGNQSDCSINPLKEQIQGTDTPTPIMGCSLNILEMKDNNYDKNSHQSPHKSEITKYISCGKYSCNENHKHFNSNRDFNKRRRTHTGEKPFSCSECGKGFSSKFHLDRHERTHTGEKPFSCSECGKCFSSKFHLDRHHRTHTGEKPFSCSECGKCFSDQSHLKTHQRIHTGEKPFSCSLCGKCFSDQSHLKTHQRIHTGEKPFSCSLCGKCFSDQSHLKTHQRTHTGEKPFSCSECGKCFSDQSDLNFHYRTHTGEKPFSCSESVKSFSDQSLLKIHHGIHTGEKPFHCIECGKCFSKQSDLDCHQRTHTGEKPFSCSECGEYFSDQSNLKIHYKTHTGVKPFSCSECGKCFPDQSHLKTHQRTHTGEKPFSCSECGKCFSCQSSLNRHQKIHTREKPFSCSECGKCFSDQSLLKSHQRTHTGEKPFSCSECGKCFYCQANLNRHKRTHTGEKPFSCSECGKCFSDQSLLKTHERTHTGEKPFSCSVCGKCFYCQSNLNRHQRTHTGEKPFSCSECGKCFSDQSLLKIHQRTHTGEKQFSCSECGKCFSDQSLLKTHQRIHTGEKPFSCSVCGKCFYCQSNLNRHQRTHTQEKPFSCSECGKCFSDRSLLKTHQRIHTGEKLLSCSECGKFFFSQSSLIRHQRTHTGEKPFSCSECGRCFSMQRDLKLHSRTHAFVKNFSCSECGKFFPKQSELDCHKYVHTVEKPLNIPSQGRKT; encoded by the exons atggggaagaaggataaaaatgaggagcggaaggagagaatcctgaatctcacactggagattatctatctgctgactggagag ggctacgtcatccctaagaagaagagcccaactgtgggtttgggggccctgcatgcccctggctccgtcatacagaaggaaaatgacaagaagatcctggaactcatctccaacatcatccagctgctgactggagag gttgccataaggtgtgaggatgtttccatctatttttccttggaggagtgggagtatataaaaggaaacaaggccctttacagggaagggataaaggaggaggaggagccccagcagctccgcccactgg cggaacagcccccaccggccaatgggattaaagaggaggcggcttcatgtgaagggggaaaccaatcagattgcagcattaatccccttacagaacagatacagggaacagacacacctactcctatcatggggcggagcctgaataacagctcggcagaggATTATAAACCGGTTGTCATTAAAGAGGAGGCGAGTTCATGGGAGGAAGAAAAGCCCCTCGCAGAAGGAACACAAGGAACAGACACAGCGACTCTCATGGGGCGGAGCCTGAATAGCAGCGGCTTCCCTAAGGATACAGCCAGTGGTACTGAAGAGGAATCGGATTCATGGGAAACGGACCATAATTACTGCAACATAAATACAGAGCAGCCACCGGGAACGGACCAATCAGCTACCACCATGGGCTGCAGCCTGAACACCAACTCGCCAGCGAATTATGTATCATTTGTTATTAAAGAGGAGGTGGCTACATGGGAAGGCGAAATCCAATCGTATTACAGAATtcatccccttacagaacagatacagggaacagacacacctactcctatcatggggtgcagcctgaataacagctcggcagaggATTATATATCAGTTGTTATTAAAGAGGATAAatcttcatgggaagggggaaaccaatcagattgcagcattaatccccttaaagaacagatacagggaacagacacacctactcctatcatggggtgcagcctgaatatcTTAGAAATGAAGGATAATAATTATGATAAAAATTCCCACCAATCTCCACATAAAtctgaaataacaaaatatatatcatgtgggaaatacagctgcaatgagaATCATAAACATTTTAATTCTAATAGAGACTTTAATAAACGTcggagaacccacacaggggagaaacctttttcttgttcagaatgtgggaaaggtttTTCAAGCAAATTTCATCTTGATCGGCAtgaaaggactcacacaggggagaaaccattttcttgttcagaatgtgggaaatgtttttcaagcaAATTTCATCTTGATCGGCATcacaggactcacacaggggagaaaccattttcttgttctgaatgtgggaaatgtttttcagaccaATCCCACCTTAAAACTCATCagagaatccacacaggggagaaaccattttcatgttctttatgtgggaaatgtttttcagaccaATCCCACCTTAAAACTCATCagagaatccacacaggggagaaaccattttcatgttctttatgtgggaaatgtttttcagaccaATCCCACCTTAAAACTCATcagagaacccacacaggggagaaaccattttcatgttctgagtgtgggaaatgtttctcagACCAATCTGACCTGAACtttcattatagaacccacacaggggagaaaccattttcatgttctgaaagTGTGAAATCTTTTTCAGACCAGTCACTCCTTAAAATTCATCATGGAATccatacaggggagaaaccattccaTTGcattgaatgtgggaaatgtttttcaaagcaatcTGATCTTGattgtcatcaaaggactcacacaggggagaaaccattttcttgttctgaatgtggggaATATTTTTCAGACCAGTCCAACCTGAAAATTCATTATAAAACCCACACAGGggtgaaaccattttcatgttctgaatgtgggaaatgttttccaGACCAATCCCACCTTAAAACTCATcagagaacccacacaggggagaaaccattttcatgttctgagtgtgggaaatgtttttcctgTCAATCTAGCCTTAATCGGCATCAAAAGATTCACACacgggagaaaccattttcttgttctgaatgtgggaaatgtttttcagaccaATCACTCCTTAAAAGTCATCagagaacccacacaggagagaaaccattttcatgttctgagtgtgggaaatgtttttactGTCAAGCTAACCTTAATCGGCAtaaaaggactcacacaggggagaaaccattttcttgttctgaatgtgggaaatgtttttcagaccaATCACTCCTTAAAACTCATgagagaacccacacaggggagaaaccattttcatgttctgtatgtgggaaatgtttttactGTCAATCTAATCTTAATcggcatcaaaggactcacacaggggagaaaccattttcttgttctgaatgtgggaaatgtttttcagaccaATCACTCCTTAAAATTCATcagagaacccacacaggggagaaacaattttcttgttctgaatgtgggaaatgtttttcagaccaATCACTCCTTAAAACTCATCagagaatccacacaggggagaaaccattttcatgttctgtatgtgggaaatgtttttactGTCAATCTAACCTTAATcggcatcaaaggactcacacacaggagaaaccattttcttgttctgaatgtgggaaatgtttttcagaccgATCACTCCTTAAAACTCATCagagaatccacacaggggagaaactattatcatgttctgaatgtgggaaattttttttctctcaatcTAGCCTTATTcggcatcaaaggactcacacaggggagaaaccattttcatgttctgagtgTGGGAGATGTTTTTCAATGCAACGTGACCTGAAACTTCATTCTAGAACCCACGCATTTGTGAAAaatttttcttgttctgaatgtgggaaatttTTTCCAAAGCAATCTGAGCTTGATTGTCATAAATATGTTCACACAGTGGagaaacc